From the genome of Aeromonas hydrophila subsp. hydrophila ATCC 7966:
CCTGACTCCTGCTATTGCCAGACAACGCGTAGTGTCAGAATATCAGCAGCGCGAGATGGCGTCCAAAGGGAAGCTGACCATCTGCTCAACGAGAGGTAATCGACAAGGATGCTGAACCCGGATCTGTTGATGGCGCTGCACTACTGCGCCGTGATCACCCTGACCGGAGCGATCACCTCCGAATATTTTCTGTTCCGTCGCGGCATGTCCATCGAGCAGGTGCGCAAGCTGCTGCTGGCCGACGGCCTGGCGGCGCTGGCCCTGCTGCTCATCTTCATCACCGGGGTGTTGCAAGTGCTTGCCCACCCAGACGAGCCCTCCGTGCTGCTCGCCAATCCGGGCTACCGCACCAAGCTGCTGCTGTTCTGCGTGATGGCCATCAGCTTTGGCTACCCCAGCCGTCTCTTCTACCGTTGGCGCCGCTCCCTGCGCCAGGGGCGCGCCCCCATGGTCTCCATCCAGCAGCAGTTCTGGGTGATCTGGATCCTGCGCGGCAACCT
Proteins encoded in this window:
- a CDS encoding DUF2214 family protein is translated as MLNPDLLMALHYCAVITLTGAITSEYFLFRRGMSIEQVRKLLLADGLAALALLLIFITGVLQVLAHPDEPSVLLANPGYRTKLLLFCVMAISFGYPSRLFYRWRRSLRQGRAPMVSIQQQFWVIWILRGNLLLLALIPLLAGIANG